The genomic DNA GCGCCGTTGCACGCGATCTACCTTGCCCACCACGCCAGCGACAACCGGATCACGGGCAACACCTTCGACGACCTGTGCGGCTCGCCGATCCGGATACGCGATGCCTCCAACCGCAACCAGGCCTCGGGAAACACCTTCAAGCGCGCGGAGTACCACTCTGTTTTCGACGAGTGGTACTGCGACCGCAGCGTGAATCCCAAATGCACCAAGGCCAGCGGTGAATGTCCCTCGTGGGGCAACATCTACTCGGACAACAAGGTTGAGCAGTCCAACCCCGACGCCATGGCGCGCCCGACCAGCGTGCGCGTCCAGCGTGTTCCTCCCGGCTGCGTACCGGACGCGGCCGGGAAAGGCGGCTAGGCCAGGACACCCTCGCCGGCGGCCCGCGCCACGCCGCCGGCGTCCTCGACGGCCAGCAGTTGGCGCAGGTGCAGATACACCAGCGGCGCGACCTGGTCGGCACCGCTTTCATTCAGGTGCAGGTCGTCATAGGAAAGCGGCTGGAAGTCCCTGAGCAGTTGCTCCAGGTCAAGCAGCATCGTCCCGGTCTCCTGGCAGAATCGCCGCGCGGTGCGCGCCACGTCCCATCGCAACTGCCGTGTCCGCTCATAGGTTGCCGCGGAGGGATAGCGCTTGCGCAGCCAGGCATCGTGCGCGAGGTCGGCCGAGCGATGGGGCGTGGTCATCAGCACGAACTTGATCTGCCACGCTGCGCAGCATGCCCGCGCCACGCGAAGCAGGTTGGCCAACTGGACCTGGCTGTCCAGGCGAGCCGCCTGCCGGGGTTGCCACACGGGGCTGAACGGCGACAGGTGACGGTCATCGTTCCAGTACCCCTCCCGTTGCACCACGAACCGTGAATCATTGCTGGGAACGGCGAAACAGACCACCGCCGGGTTGACCGGGATCACCCGGTTCACGAGCACATTGACCAGGTGTAGCGTGGTTGCGCCCGAATACCCGCCGTTCAGCATGCGCACACCGGGAAGGTCCGCCTGGGCACGAGACTCCAACTGCGCGACGAGGCGCCTGGACTCGCTGCAGAACGTGGACTCGACGAAAGACCCTCCCAGGAACACCCACGGCCTCGCCTGCGCCGGATCCGGCTCCCTGCCTGAGACGATGAAGCCGTTGCCATCGGTCCTGACGCGATACGGCTTGGCCTCCAGGTTATCGGAAGCTTCCAGGTAATCCGGCGCGGGCTCGATCCACCGATCCGTCAATGGCGGCCACCCTTTCAGGCGGATGCCATGCCGCGCGCCAGGCTGGGCCGCGCTGCCTGCGCGGGACGCCGTGTCGGGCACGCGCGGATGCACCAGCGTCTCGGACAGCACGGACTTCTTCTCGTGGGTCGCGCGATGTCTGGCATAGCCGATGGCCCGATACTCGGCAACCCGGCCGCCGTCGATCTCGAAGGTAAATCGGTTGCGCCGCTGATAATGCATCCGCGACACCACCTCGCCGTCACGCATCAGGTAGCAGGCGAAATCCAGTGGCGCATCCTGGCTCTGGGGCTCGATGTCCACCGTCAGGCGCTCTGGCGCCGGAAGAATCCGCACCGAAAATGCAGGAATCATCGTGGCCTCCTCACAAGGCGTCGATTCGGCGCCTGACCGTCTTGATGACGCCCAGGTTGTCCTTGGCGAACACGGTCAACAGGGCGGGGAAACGCACGTCGACCAACTCGAAGGAGGCCTTGGCGGATTTCTGGTACGGCACCTGGTGCAGCACGCCATCCGGCCCGCGCAGGTAAAAGGCGTATTCCAGCGTGCGCTTGGGATAGGGAATGCTCAGCGCCACCGCCATGCGCGATTCGCTGGCTTTCTCCGCCTGGATGAAGGCATTCCGCCTGTCGAGGGACTGGCCCAGCAGGGTCAGGAAGGGCTTGGCGGCCGCCCACTCCGATTTTTCCAGGCGTTCCTTCGCCAGGTGCGATGCGGACTCTCCCTTGACGATACCCTCCAGTATCCCCGCGAGCAGGCCCATGGGTGTCTTCGCATGCCCTTGCCCCCACTCGCCCGGGAAAAAAATCATCCGGCCATCCTCGGTCACGAAGCACTTGCCGCTGCGATCGGGAAAGGACTCATTATCGAAGTAGGGACGCGCGTGGTTCTTCACGTGCGCATGGTCGGAGATGTTCTGCAGATAGAACACCCGCTTGTTGCGCCGCAGGAGCGCCGCATCCGGCACGCGGGTGTCGAACTCGGGGCAGATGTCGTCCAGCAGCGCCTGCAACGACTCCGCGTCCTTGGGCTCGGGGATGCCCTGAGGCCGACGCACGCCAAAGCCGGTCTTCAAGAACTGGTGGCCCGCTTCCTTCATGTACCGGGAAATGCACGTCTGCGGGTTCGAGACGACGACGTCGGCCGCGCCGCGCAGGTAATGAGCGGTAGAAAGGGCGGCGTAGCCGCCTCCGCTGCCTCCGACCAGGATCGGCGTCTTGCCCGTTTGCAAGGCAAGCGCGTCGATGACATCGGCGATCCTGCCGAACAGGGGACCGGTGGCGTGATTGCCGACATACCATGCCAGCCGGATCTCGTTGTCCATGGCGAGAGTGGGATCAGAGATGGCCAGCAGGGGCAGGCCGGAGGTCGCCGCCAACTGGTCACCGGAAAAATAGGGAGGCGACCCCTGCGTGCGGGCCGTCGCGCCGAGGGCTGCGCTGAAGACCACCAGGAAGTGCGAACGCGTGTTCCCGCCGAAGCTCCTTGCCAGCACGTCGAGCGTCGGGGCATCGCCACCCGGGCCGAGGGGAAAGACATGGATGGTGTCCGTGGCGATCTCCAGCGGCGGAATCGCCGCCAGGGCATCGTCCCCATGACGCTGCAGGCCTGCCTTCCATCTCGAGTAATTCGGTTCTATCGTCATGAAGTCCATCCATCGCTGTGCAATGCACCGGGGCGTCCCGGTGCGTCATGAAATCCGCGCTGTCTCACGGCGTGTCCGCCACGGCCTTCCGGCTTGCGCCCGCCATGGCGTAAACGCGCGCCAGCGTTGCCGCGTCAGCCTCGGTGGCGGCGTCGCCAACGACAACTATCCGGTCAGCCGCCACGCCCGCCTGCCGAGCCCTGTCGCCATCCTCTGCGCGGCGCACGAGCACCGCGTCCGCCGCGCGCAGGCAGCGGCTGTCCTGTGCCTGCTGCAGTCTCGACAGGCTGCTGTCCGCGGGCCAGCACTCACCCAGGGATCCGCGCGGGCCGGCCCGCGCGGATTCATATTCGTAGACCACCGGCAGGCCTGACAGCCGTCCCAACGCCAGCGCCCGCAACATCAGGTCGTAGCCACGCCGTCCCGGATGGGCATGGATCATCGCCACTTCTTCATCGCGGCATATCCGCCAGGCCAGCAGGACGTCCAGTGTCATCACATCGGTGCGGGCGACCGCCTCGACCCCCTGGGCGGAGAGGCAATCCAGCGCGTAGCACGCCGCTGCGCGCCTGCCCGGCGGCGACTGCGCAGGAGCGCGCCCCTTGCGCCAGGGGCCGGCGGGTTGCGCGGCTGCCACGTATTCCAATGGCGTTACGGTGACCTGGCGCCACCCTCGTACGGGGGGACGCGCCTGCACCGATACCGCGTCCCCCGTGGTCCCGTCCGCCTCGCCGACCCAATGCAGCACGCCAGGCACACGCGCCTGGCGGCGCGGACCGCCAGGCACGGCGGCGGGACACGGCGGGGGCAACGGAAGCCAGTCGGTCGACAGCTCGTCCAGGCGGCTCAAGGCCACGCGGGCGCGGGCGATGGCCGGCCCGGGCGCGCTGCTCTCCAACACTGCGGTCGCGCAGGCTTGCAGCCATGCCGCGTCTCCCTGGCGCTCCGCCAGGCCCGTTGCGTAAGCCAGCAACCGCCAATCGCCAGGGGCCTGCGCCAGCGCGGCGCGGCACGCGCGCTGCGCCGCCACCGGATCGTCCACCTCGAGCCGGCTCAACTCGCCGGGGCCGGCGACCCGGGGCGCGAGCCTGGGCGGCGCGCGCAGGGTCAGCTCAGCGGAACACCACCAGGGCACGAGTGCCAGCGCCACCGCCGCCGCCCCTGCCGGAGGCTGTACGGCAATGGCGGGAAGCTTTTCGCGATCAGGTTCTCGGGACGCCGCGACATAACGGAAATGCTGCGACAGCTGGCGCGAATACAGCAGCCCCGGGTAGGGACCCGCCATCACGGCGCCCCGCTCGTCCAGGAAAGCCACGATCAGCAACGCCGCCTTGGCCTGGGACTTGGGTGCGGGGTCCCCCAGCTGCACGTGCAGCTGGTATTGCGCGTGACCGTCGATGGCGGCGTGGGTCTGCCACAACGCAGTCCTGAAGACACCGGACGTGGGAAACGCGAAGCCTGGTCCTGCGACGGGCTCGATCATGCGCCACCCACCTCAGTGTTCCGCCAGGTCCAGGCGGCCGCGCAACGCGGCGAAGAACGCCGTGCTCACCGCAAACGGCGCATGCCGCGACAGCAAGGCATCGAGGACATTTTCCTGGACGCGATGCGCCAGCGCCCGCTCCATGGCATCCACGAGCCCCTCGCCGCTGTCGGCGTCGTACAGCAGCGCATCGTCCTGCCGGAACGTCTCGGCCATGGCTCCCTGCCGCGGCGCCACCACCATGCGGCGAAAGGTGGCGGCCAAGAGGGCCACGCCGGAATTCAGCGTCGCCCGGTAAGGCGCCACCACCACATCCGAGGCGGAAAACAGTTCCTGCACGCGCGCCTCGTCGACCTTCCGCGGAAGGAAGACGATGTCCGGCCGTCCACCTACCTTGCTCGACACGGCCTCGCAATACGCCGCATCCGTGGGCGTCCCGGCGATGATGAGGCGCAGCCTGGCGCCAGGGCGCTTCCGTCGCAAGGCATCGTAGGCCTCCACGAGTTCGAGCAGGCCTTTGTATGGCTGGATGGAGCCGAAGAAGAGGAAGACGAAGTCGCCCGCGCCCAGGCCCAGTTCCCCCCTGGCGGCCGTTTTCCCGATGAGCGCGGGATACCAACCTTGATAGGAAGGGTGCGGAACATGGAAGACCTTGTCGTCGGGCAGGCGATAGTGTCCTGCCACGGCGTCCCCCGTGTTCTCGCTCATGACATGGATGAGATGCGAACGCCGTGCGACCACCTTGCGCAGCGCGATCTCGGCCGCCGCATGCTGGTGGTTGTGGGGCAGGATGTTATGGACGGTCCAGACGATCCGGTAGCCCCGCTTGCGCCAGCCCGCCAGCCGCTGGTCGATCTCGTGCACCGCTTCCATCGCCTCGGCCGCGCTTTGGCAGCCGCGCAACAGTGCGCCCAGCCAATGCAGGTGGAGAACGATGCGGCGCGCCCAGCCGACATGCTCGAGTCCATCGAGCCGCAGGGCCGGCAGCACCCGGAACCCGCAGGTCTCGGCAGCCGTGTAGAGCAGATGCTGGAAAGGGTTGAGGTGCGCGACCGGATAGCTGACGAGCCAGTGCGCGAATGCATCGCCCGGCATCCCCATATCGAGCAGATCGGTAACGAAAGCTTGCGGCCAGGAAGTGCGACCAGCGGAGAGATCGGCTATACGCAATGCGGCCATCCGTCTCTGACATCGGAATTGGAGGTGCGACGTCTCGCGCGCCGACCCATCATCAGCCCTTCCTCCTGCTGCTCGGCCCTTCGGGCCATGGCTGTCACACGCTCACGGGCGCATGCAGCGAGCTTAATACAAGGAAGCGCCCCTCACTATGGGCAAAAAAACGCACACATTTTTCCGTGTGCTACGCAACATCGCCGCTCAGCAGCCAAGTGGCCAATCCTATACGGGTTAACCGCGCCACGGCGCCGGACCCGGTGGTCGTCAAGCCGGAGGCCGACAGCAGCGTAACGCCCGCCTGCGCCTGGAACGTCACCGGCCCAGCGCCCTGCTGAGCCACTGCGATCTCGGCTCCCAGGGGGATATCGAATGCACCGGCGGGCACGCCGGGATCGGGAACCGCAGGAGCGTATCCGGCGTCAGGCACCATGCAGGACACAGCAGCATTCGAGCGGAAGGCGATCATGGTCCCGGCATCGACACGTGACAGCGTATACGTCGCGCCCACGAGGCTTTTCATCGTGCCGGCAACCTGAGCGGTCTTGCCAGCACCATACAACCTGACGGAGGCCCAATCCACTTGTGCCGTGACGCCATACTTCGTCCTCAAGGCATCACCCTGTGATGTCGAGGGAAATCCTCCGATATACAGCAGACTGTTGTTCTCACCGATGTCGTGCCCTCTCAATCCGCGGACGCTGTGCCCCGCACCACGCAGGCGCAGACCGTAACGAGGTGTCGAGGACATGCCCAATCGGATGATCTCCATATTGTCCACGACGATACCGTTCACGAAATCACCGGCAACCACGCCATAAGCGCAGTCCCGCGCGGTAAGGCCCGATAGCCGGATCTTCGCGTCCTCACTGGTAGGCTGGCTTCTTCCATAGATGGCAAGGGCATATCCGGAAGTTCCGATGATTGTCGGCTCAGTGATCACCAGATTTGTTTCTGGTGGCGCGGTATCTTCGCCAATAGCGTGGCGGACTTCGATACCGATTCCGACCTGCTGTATGTAGGGCGCCATCAACTGGACATCCAACGCGCCCCAACCGCTCAGTGTGACACCAACGGACTCCGTCTCGCCCCCTTCTCCGATCACCCGGCACCGGATCGTCGAAAACCTGGCGCGGTTATAGACACCAGTCCCACGCGGCCTGACCACCTCCGCTTCGATGAGGGCGCCGTACGCGCCGCCATGCGTCGTGCATCCCTCCTTCCTGGAATCAAAAGCGCGCAGCTTGACGCGCGGGAATAGGCACGGATGGCCACCGCCGGTATAGGACTGGTCCCATCCCTGGCAACCATACACGTCCTCGACGTCCCACTCGCAGTACCAGCCGCCGATATCCCGGTAGGAATTCAGCCTCGCCTGCTCCTGTTCGTCCAGCTCCCAATCGAAGGGCCGGGATGCGCGTGCGCGGAAAACACCCCGCAGGCATGCGCTTTCCAGGATGGCCGCCCCACGCTGATATCCCAGTTTGCATTCGACATCCTCGACGCAAGGTGCGAGACACAAGTCGAACGCAAACAGGGACACCACAGCTGCGGATTCAGATTTCAGAAAAACGCCGCCTTTTACCTTGACGCCTCGAATCCAATCTATTTTCTGGATCGTCGCACTGGGGCGTGCCTCCTCATAAGTCTCCTCGGCACGGTCAGGCCGGTAACCTGGAAAGAGAATCCCCGCTGTCACGGTGAAACGTGTCGGGGTCTCAATCGCCAGCACCTGCAACGGCTCGGCGAAAAATGGCTGCAGTGTCCGGGCGGTGACTGCGCCCAAGCGCCACGCGGGGCCGGCATCGTCGTGCAGGCAAGCCCGCTGCGATTTCAGATAGATCCAGTCGCCCGGCGCCAAGCCATGGTCTGTTTTGGTCTCCAAGGTCACGGCACCGCTGCCGACCGGCACGGCAATGTCAACTGCCGTACCAAGGCTTCCCGCCGCGAAAAATGAACTCGACGTTCCTGCGTGACGCGAACAATCCACTGTCACGCCGTGCGCAACCGACAGGCAGACGTCCGCTTTCAGGATGATCCTGCCATCGACACGCAAGACGTTGGAGCCGAAAGCCGGAATGTCGACCACGCCGCCTCCCTGCCCATTCACGTGATCGATGGCTGACTGCAGGATTGCAGTTTCATCCGTCCCATCGTAGTGGGCGCCGAAATCGAGAATACTTGCCATGCTTTTCCCCATTGCTTTCAGGCTGGTGACCCAGCGTGTTGACGCCGCATTGGCCATGGGCCACGGCATCTGCGCAAACGGCGGTCAACGATGGCTACCTCGACACCTAACCTGGCATCACTCCCCGCCGTTCTCCTGCCGGTTCGCATCCAGCACCGCCAGCGCCGCCATGTTGACGATGCGGCGCACGGTGGA from Orrella dioscoreae includes the following:
- a CDS encoding SGNH/GDSL hydrolase family protein, whose product is MIPAFSVRILPAPERLTVDIEPQSQDAPLDFACYLMRDGEVVSRMHYQRRNRFTFEIDGGRVAEYRAIGYARHRATHEKKSVLSETLVHPRVPDTASRAGSAAQPGARHGIRLKGWPPLTDRWIEPAPDYLEASDNLEAKPYRVRTDGNGFIVSGREPDPAQARPWVFLGGSFVESTFCSESRRLVAQLESRAQADLPGVRMLNGGYSGATTLHLVNVLVNRVIPVNPAVVCFAVPSNDSRFVVQREGYWNDDRHLSPFSPVWQPRQAARLDSQVQLANLLRVARACCAAWQIKFVLMTTPHRSADLAHDAWLRKRYPSAATYERTRQLRWDVARTARRFCQETGTMLLDLEQLLRDFQPLSYDDLHLNESGADQVAPLVYLHLRQLLAVEDAGGVARAAGEGVLA
- a CDS encoding glycosyltransferase → MIEPVAGPGFAFPTSGVFRTALWQTHAAIDGHAQYQLHVQLGDPAPKSQAKAALLIVAFLDERGAVMAGPYPGLLYSRQLSQHFRYVAASREPDREKLPAIAVQPPAGAAAVALALVPWWCSAELTLRAPPRLAPRVAGPGELSRLEVDDPVAAQRACRAALAQAPGDWRLLAYATGLAERQGDAAWLQACATAVLESSAPGPAIARARVALSRLDELSTDWLPLPPPCPAAVPGGPRRQARVPGVLHWVGEADGTTGDAVSVQARPPVRGWRQVTVTPLEYVAAAQPAGPWRKGRAPAQSPPGRRAAACYALDCLSAQGVEAVARTDVMTLDVLLAWRICRDEEVAMIHAHPGRRGYDLMLRALALGRLSGLPVVYEYESARAGPRGSLGECWPADSSLSRLQQAQDSRCLRAADAVLVRRAEDGDRARQAGVAADRIVVVGDAATEADAATLARVYAMAGASRKAVADTP
- a CDS encoding glycosyltransferase, producing the protein MAALRIADLSAGRTSWPQAFVTDLLDMGMPGDAFAHWLVSYPVAHLNPFQHLLYTAAETCGFRVLPALRLDGLEHVGWARRIVLHLHWLGALLRGCQSAAEAMEAVHEIDQRLAGWRKRGYRIVWTVHNILPHNHQHAAAEIALRKVVARRSHLIHVMSENTGDAVAGHYRLPDDKVFHVPHPSYQGWYPALIGKTAARGELGLGAGDFVFLFFGSIQPYKGLLELVEAYDALRRKRPGARLRLIIAGTPTDAAYCEAVSSKVGGRPDIVFLPRKVDEARVQELFSASDVVVAPYRATLNSGVALLAATFRRMVVAPRQGAMAETFRQDDALLYDADSGEGLVDAMERALAHRVQENVLDALLSRHAPFAVSTAFFAALRGRLDLAEH